The genomic window CTCCGGGCTGAGAAGGGCGAAGGCGAGGTAGGCGAGCAGGCCCAATGCCAGCAGGGCGGCGATGAACAAAGCAGGTGTCATGGCTGCTCCATGGTTAGTCCCCAAAGCATTGAGTGAGGAGCCAGGCCACCAAGGGGAACCACATGATTGCCAAGGCCAAGACCACCTCCCCTATTCGTTTCGAGTCGTGAGACCCCATCTCCAGTGCAATCCGGGTTCCCAACCACCCGATGAAGGCGGCGAGAGGGGGGGACCACGGCATGAGCAGGCGCATGGGGAGGGGCCAAGATCAGAGCTTCACAAGCAGGGCCAGGTTGATACGGCTTTCGGTCCGGCGGAGATCGGGCGCCCAGCCAGCCACGGTAGAACCCAGAGGGCCCTGATTGCCTCCCGGAGGTGTGACGCCGTTTGCTCCGGCGAAATAGGGCACGCTGGCACCACGCCTGTTGAACTCGCCGCGAAAGGTGATGTATGGACTGGGCATGAAATCGTAGGTCACCGAGTAATCCCATGCATGGAAGGGATCACCCGGGTTGGCCGTGAAATAGGGGGTTCCCGAGGCCGCGGTGGCCCCGTTGACTGGGGGCACCAGGACAAGGTACCGGCCGGGGTTCGTGATGGCGCCGCCGCCGATGGTGATGGCATGGCGGTCGTGGGCGAACCAGAACCGGTTGTAGAGCATCCAGCCGGCAAAATACTGCTTGGGCTCGGCCGCAGTCCCCGAACGACTCACTCCGCCGCCCTGTTCGTCACCCAGGTCGAAGGTGAATGTCGCGGCCATCTTGCTCAGGAGGGACTCGGGCTGGTCGTAGTACTTCCATTGGATGCTGTTGTCCGTGTGGCGGCGGGTGCGTTTCGGGTTACCCGGCGTGTCCGCGCCCAGGAAATAGTTGTTCGAGATGACATTCAGGCTGCCCGTTGGGCGCCAGTTGAGGGAGGCGCCGATGCCGGGGGTGTTGTTGAAGGTGTTGTAGGACTGCCAGCCGTTGATGAGCCAAAGCTCCAACTTCAGCTTGTCCGTGGGGAAGACCTGGAGGCGCATGCCGTTGAAGAACCAGGGCGTGTTGGCGGAAACATACGAGGGCTGGTAGGCCCAGTTGTCGAAGTTGTAGTAGCTGAAGAGGCCGATGTAGGACATGAAGATGCCCGCATCGAGGTTGATGCCGTTCATCACATCCCAGTGGTATCCCCCGTAGGCCTCGGAGAGATAGCGGTAGGCGTTGTCCGCCTGCCACTGGCCCCGGGTCGGGCTTGCGTCATTGCGGGGCGTCATCGTGGAGTACATCCCG from Geothrix sp. includes these protein-coding regions:
- a CDS encoding potassium-transporting ATPase subunit F: MTPALFIAALLALGLLAYLAFALLSPESFQ
- a CDS encoding outer membrane beta-barrel protein produces the protein MKASLLLCAWAGLPVLAQITSPAPVGPGPAKAAEPFAFADFTWLNGNARTKEAVLDSKYFTGEFRADVNAIYSFNHPQDHTLVGSCETGRTNEIQVQQVGLGGDFHWDNVRGRIMTQFGMYSTMTPRNDASPTRGQWQADNAYRYLSEAYGGYHWDVMNGINLDAGIFMSYIGLFSYYNFDNWAYQPSYVSANTPWFFNGMRLQVFPTDKLKLELWLINGWQSYNTFNNTPGIGASLNWRPTGSLNVISNNYFLGADTPGNPKRTRRHTDNSIQWKYYDQPESLLSKMAATFTFDLGDEQGGGVSRSGTAAEPKQYFAGWMLYNRFWFAHDRHAITIGGGAITNPGRYLVLVPPVNGATAASGTPYFTANPGDPFHAWDYSVTYDFMPSPYITFRGEFNRRGASVPYFAGANGVTPPGGNQGPLGSTVAGWAPDLRRTESRINLALLVKL